The genomic stretch TGTGTATGAAGAATTTCCTGTGGGACATGGTGTTGCGCCGCAAAATTTCTATTCAATGAAAGCTTGGTTGGAGAAACGGATTTGATTGTTTGATTTGAAGATGTGTCGATTTGATGATTTGATGATTTGAAAATGTGTTAATTTGATAATTGGAAAAGTATGCTGAAATATTGACAAATTCTTAATCTTTACTCCAAATGCTGTCTGTTACTACTTTTGTAGAATAAATCGGTGAAATATGGGAAGTTGTTGGAAACAAATAATTTAATGCGTCCACTTTCTTTGCACTCTTCTAAAGTTCCGCATGGCAAGCTGTCTTTACTTAAAATAGTTTCTACTTTATAATTTTCATCTTTGAAACGATACGTTACATTAACTCGAACAGCTCCTGGATATGTAGGATTGATGCTTTCTATATTGCCATAGATTTTAGTATAACTTTTAAAAGCTACATCGCGTGTAATTGGACGATTTGTAATTAATATTTTAGATAATGATAAATCGTTCGGATCATATTTTACCGAATAATACGCGCCAATAATAGGTTTTCCGTTTCTGACTTCTCCAACTGTTGCTTCTAAAGGACCAGAATTTTCAATCCAATCGCCTTTGTAGTAATACTTGTATTCTATTTTGTACGATGTCGAAGTTCTGACACCTCCAGATACTCTAAAAATCTTGCTAACTTTTCCAACAGTATATACTGCATTTTCGGTTAACTGATCATTTCTTACATTTCTATAATATGAGATTGCTAGAAGCAACAAAATAAAACTACCAATAATCAGCACTATTTTCGTTTGTCTTGCCATTTTTGTCATACAAAACTGCTATTCGTTCAAAGCTTGGTTGTAAAGAATAATCTGAAAATTCAGTGTGTTTTCAAATTGATAAATTTTCAAATTAACACATCTTCAAATCATCAAATTAATACATTTTCAAATCAAAAAAATCAATCTTAATATTTAGCATATAAAACTTCGCTTAATGTTTCAAACGTTAGTTTTTTGTCTTTGTCAAACTCATATCGCAACATCACTTCTCCCCAAAAATCACCATCAGTGAAACTACACAAAACCCACTTATGATTGATGACTTTTACTTTATCGACAGACATAAATTTTCCGCCTGTTCCATCAAAAGGAACTAACGGATTGTTCGCAGAAGCGGAATTTTTATCATAAATAGCATCAATAATTACTTGCGATAAATTGTTTACGTCTTCAAAGTTGTATTCATCAAAATAAGCCAATGCTTCACCGTTACTTTTCAGCGAGAAATAACTCAAATCTAGATTTTCATTAATTAGCGAATTTGTTGAATCTTTAAAGACATCTATATCATTCTCTAAAGTTCCTATTTGACTACGTAAATTTTCAATTTTTGTCGATTGTTGCTCGTACATTTTATTCATACTTACATATTGATACATCGCCAATAATGCCATAAAAATAAGTGCGTATATTAGAATTTTCTTTGTCATTGTACTGTTGTTTTTAATCTTAATTTTTTATTGAAAACAAAATCTAAAATTCATATTCCGAACTTTAAAGTTTATTTAGTGTTCTTTTCTTTGCTTGCCCAAAGAAAATGAACCAAAAGAAAAGGCACTTTTATGAGGAGTTTTTAGTTCTTTTTTAATGAAAGAACTAAAAACTCTGCATAAAAGGCAAACCACGAAACTCTAATCATATTTTTAATATGTCTTAAATCGTAATCGTTAATGTATCGTACGCCAAAAATACGTTTTTTGGTAGCTTTTTTGAAACTTCTGCATGAAAACCTAATAAATGACTAATATGTGTTAAATAGGCTTTTTCAGGTTGAATTTCTTCAATAAATTCCAATGCTTCCGCTAATGAGAAATGTGAGATATGTTCTTTAATTCGCAACGCATTGATCACTAAAACTTTTACTCCTTTCAACTTGTCTTTTTCTGCTTTTGCGATCGTTTTAACATCTGTTAAATAGACAAAATCATCAAATCGATAGCCAAAAACCTGTAAATTATAATGCAACGCTTCAATTGGAGTTACGTTTACGCCATCCAATTCAAATGGCTGATTGTTGCGTACTTCATTCAGTATAACGCCAGGCGCGCCAGGATATTTGTTTTCCGTAGCAAAAATATAATCAAAACGCTTTTTAAATTCTCCAAACACACGTTTGTGCGCATAGAAAGGAATATTGCCTTGACGGAAATAAAAAGGGCGAATATCGTCCAATCCTGCGGTATGATCGGCATGTTCGTGAGTGAAAAGAATTCCGTCAATCTGTGTACACTTAGCGCGCAACATTTGCTGACGAAAATCGGGACCGCAATCTATTACATACGTAGCATTTTCCCAAGAAATCAGAATAGAAACACGCAGTCGTTTATCGCGTGAATCTTCACTCAAACACACAGGATGATCGCTTCCAATTATAGGAATTCCTTGTGAAGTACCTGTTCCTAAAAAAGTTACTTTCATGACTTTTGTTGGTAATTTGTTAAGAATTAGATAGTTTTCAATACAGATGTATGCATTTCATCCATCAATATTCAAATTTAACTTATAATTTAACAAAAAACCTCAAATATATAGTTCAAAAAAATTACGAATGTTTATTTTTGTGACAAACAAATTCAAATCACGCATGGCTATTGTCTATAAAGGTGATAAGGTTATTGAAAATGTACCTTCCATCAAAGCGAAAGCATTACGAATTAACTTGAACAGTCAAATTTACGGTACGTTTGCTGAAATTGGTGCAGGACAAGAGACTTCTCGTCACTTCTTTAGATCTGGTGGCGCTTCGGGTACAATTGCAAAAGCAATGAGCGCGTATGACAAAGATTTTAGTGATGCTATTTATGGTATTGAAAACGATCATCGATACGTAACGGAAGCACGTTTGAAGAAGATGCTTACGCACGAAATGCAATTGCTAAATGCTCGAATTTCGCGTGAAAAACATCCTGATAAAATGTTTTTCTGCTTTGCAAATACAGTCGCAACGATTGATTTTGCAAAGAAATACAAAGGTCACGGTTGGATGGGAATTAAATACCAAACAGATCCAACGCAAGAATATAACGAGATTATTCTACACGTTCGTTTTCACGAAAATGACGCAAAATTACAGCAAGAAACACTTGGAACTATGGGTGTAAACCTTATTCATGGTGCTTTTTATAAATACAACAATCCGAAACATTTATTAAAATATCTTTACGATCATATTGATAAGGATAAGATTGAGATTGACACAATTAATTTTTCTGGACCACAATTTGAAACTGTTGATAACCGATTGATGAGTTTACAACTCTTGAAAAACGGAATGACAGAAGCCGTAATTTTTGGACCAGATGGAAACAATATTCTTCCAGCTCGATTATTGTATAAAAAGAATATTTTGGCACTTCGCGGAAGTTTCCGTCCTGTGACCAAAGTGAATATGGATATGTATCAAAAATCATATGATATTTTTATTCGTGAAAATAAAGTAGAGGTCGATAGAACCGTTGTTTTGTTTGAAATTACACTGTCAAATCTTCGTGCAGAAGGTGAAATTGATGAACAAGATTTCATGGACAGAGCGCAATTACTTGGTTCACTTGGTCAAACCGTGATGATTTCCAACTTTAAAGAATACTACCGATTGGTAGAGTATTTCTCTAACTATTCTACTGAACGAATGGCATTAACAATGGGCGTAAATAACCTAGTTGATATCTTTGACGAAAAATACTATCGTCATGTTAGTGGAGGGATTTTGGAAGCATTTGGGAAACTGTTTTATAGAGATTTAAAAGTGTACTTGTACCCAATGAAACGCAAGGAAACTGGCGAATTGGTCAATAGTAACAACCTAAAAGTACATCCACGAATGAAAGAATTGTATAAATTCTTTAAATACAACGGGAAGTTGGTTGATATTTTTGACTTTGATAATGATATTTTGCAGATTTTCTCAAGAAAAGTATTGAGTATGATTGCAAGTAATGAAGAAGGTTGGGAAAGCATGTTGCCCGATGGTGTTCCGGAAATTATAAAAGAGAAAAACCTATTTGGCTATTTACCACAAAACGAATTAATCGAAAATAAATAATAGACTCAACATATTGAAAAGCTCCTTTTTTAGGAGCTTTTTTTATGCATGAAAGTTAACTAAAATCTAAAGTTCAATTTTTGATTTTAACATCATTATATTATTGCAATAGTATAATCAATTAAAGTTTT from Kordia antarctica encodes the following:
- a CDS encoding TonB-dependent receptor; translation: MAIVYKGDKVIENVPSIKAKALRINLNSQIYGTFAEIGAGQETSRHFFRSGGASGTIAKAMSAYDKDFSDAIYGIENDHRYVTEARLKKMLTHEMQLLNARISREKHPDKMFFCFANTVATIDFAKKYKGHGWMGIKYQTDPTQEYNEIILHVRFHENDAKLQQETLGTMGVNLIHGAFYKYNNPKHLLKYLYDHIDKDKIEIDTINFSGPQFETVDNRLMSLQLLKNGMTEAVIFGPDGNNILPARLLYKKNILALRGSFRPVTKVNMDMYQKSYDIFIRENKVEVDRTVVLFEITLSNLRAEGEIDEQDFMDRAQLLGSLGQTVMISNFKEYYRLVEYFSNYSTERMALTMGVNNLVDIFDEKYYRHVSGGILEAFGKLFYRDLKVYLYPMKRKETGELVNSNNLKVHPRMKELYKFFKYNGKLVDIFDFDNDILQIFSRKVLSMIASNEEGWESMLPDGVPEIIKEKNLFGYLPQNELIENK
- a CDS encoding MBL fold metallo-hydrolase, whose protein sequence is MKVTFLGTGTSQGIPIIGSDHPVCLSEDSRDKRLRVSILISWENATYVIDCGPDFRQQMLRAKCTQIDGILFTHEHADHTAGLDDIRPFYFRQGNIPFYAHKRVFGEFKKRFDYIFATENKYPGAPGVILNEVRNNQPFELDGVNVTPIEALHYNLQVFGYRFDDFVYLTDVKTIAKAEKDKLKGVKVLVINALRIKEHISHFSLAEALEFIEEIQPEKAYLTHISHLLGFHAEVSKKLPKNVFLAYDTLTITI
- a CDS encoding hydrolase yields the protein MTKKILIYALIFMALLAMYQYVSMNKMYEQQSTKIENLRSQIGTLENDIDVFKDSTNSLINENLDLSYFSLKSNGEALAYFDEYNFEDVNNLSQVIIDAIYDKNSASANNPLVPFDGTGGKFMSVDKVKVINHKWVLCSFTDGDFWGEVMLRYEFDKDKKLTFETLSEVLYAKY